TCAGATACAATGTTGTGTTCTCCACAAAAATCTAACATTTCTTGTGTTTCGGCAATTCCACCAATTAAAGAACCCGCGATTGATTTTCTTCCCATGATCATTGGAACCGTATTTAAAAAAGGATCTAATGGTCCTAAATAACCAACTAAAACTATAGTTCCACTATAATTCAAAGTAGCAACATAAGGATTAATATCATGAATGTTAGGGACAGTATCAATAATTAAATCAAATTCGCCGGTTACAGCATTCATTTGGTCTTCATCGGTTGAGATGACAACATTATGGGCTCCTAAATCTTTTGCATCTTGTATTTTATCTAGAGTTCTTGAAAACAAGGTTACTTCTGCTCCTAAACCTTTAGCTAATTTTACAGCCATGTGTCCAAGTCCACCTAAACCTACAACGGCAACTTTACTTCCTTTACCTACTTTCCAATGTTTTAATGGTGACCAAGTGGTAATTCCGGCACAAAGTAATGGCGCAACGGCAGCCAAGTCTAGGTTAGCTGGTACTTTTAATACAAAGTGTTCATCTACAACCACTTTTTCAGAATAACCACCAAAAGTATGACCTCCCAAATGTTTGTCAGGACCGTTGTAAGTTCCAACCCAGCCATTAGAACAATATTGCTCTAAATCATTTTTACAACTATCACAAGTGCTGCAAGAACCTACAAGGCAACCAACACCTGCTAAATCGCCTACTTTTAATTTAGTCACTTCACTACCTACTTTGGTAATTCTTCCTACTATTTCGTGACCAGGTACTGCGGGATATAGTGTTCCTCCCCAGTCGTTTCGAGCGGTATGCAAATCGGAGTGGCAAACCCCACAATATAATATTTCTATTTCTATATCTTTTTCAGAAACTGCTCTTCGGTTAATGTTTAATTCTTTTAAGTCCGCATCTTTATCTGCAGCACCATAAGCTTTAACTTGAGTTGTGTTCATATCTTGTGTTTTAATTATTATTTATAGGTAAAATTTCATTCAAACAATTAATGGCATTTAATGTACGTGGATAGCCCACATAGGGCAATAATTGTGTCATTAGATTAATAAGGATATTCCTGTCATTCCCAACATTAATATTCCCAGTAATATGCCCCTTTATTTGGTTTTCACTGCCTCCTAATGCAATAAGAAAAGAAAGTGTTATCATTTCTCGAGTTTTAATATCCAAACCATCTCTAGTGATATAATCGCCAAAACAATTGGCAGATAAATAGTGTTGAATGTGTAATAAATCTTTGGGCGAGTTTTTATACATCTTATCTATTTGGTCGCCGAAAATTTCCTTTTGTTTGGCCAATCCTTTTTCCAGTCTATTTTCTGGAGTAGTGGTAGATTGACTTTCTAAAGGTAAAGAAATATTCCGTTCGATAAAAATTTCATTGGTAGCATTTATAAAATCAATCACCTTAGAAATACCTACATAGGGAACAGATTGATATAGAACTTCTTTTATTTCAATTGGAGATATACCAACATTCAAGGCTGCATTTAGATGCAAACGGTACTCAGTCAAGGCATGGCTACCTATTGTAGAAGCCATAATCATCAGTACTCTTGTTTTGACATCGATCGTATCGTGGTTAATGACTTCGTCAAAAGCAAAATTGTCAAATATCTCAATCAAATCTGGATCCGTTTCTTTTACCTTCGAAATATGATTAGGCCATAATTCTTCATGATTCATTATAGCGGCTGGTGTTAATTTGTTTTCTACTTCATAAACAGGGGCTTTAAAAGTATTATACTCTTCATTACTTACGGCTTGTAGCCAGTCTGTTGTATCTTTATCAAATTCTGGAACTAGTGCAATATGACGCATCGCACTGTTATGAGAAGCTCCGTGCCAATGTGTTATATTTTTTGGAATTTTGACAACATCTCCTTTTTGGATTAGTTGAATGGGTTTGCCGAGCTCTTGATAGTATCCAATACCTTCAATAACAAACAATATTTGGCCGCTGGTATGGCTGTGCCAATTGGTTCTTGCTTTCTTTTCAAAAGATATTGTTCCCATATTAATGTTATATCCTTCATCGGGTATTACATTCATATTGACCCAAACGGTTCCAGTGAAATAGTCCTTTGGAGCAGCTACTCCTTTATCTATAAATGTTGTCATTTTATTTATTTGTTTTCTGTTTAGGGATGATTACAACAATAGTTTAATCTAATGTAAAAAGAAAATTATTCTGGTTTAGGAGCCAATTCACCATACCAATAGGCAGAAGTTACACCACCATCCATTAAGAAATCACTTCCTGTGATAAAAGCACCGTCTCTCCCCATCAATAAAGCGCCTACTACGCCCACTTCATCTGGTGTACCGGCTCTTCCGGCAGGCGAAATTGCTAGCATTTTTCGATAGCCCTCTCCGCGAGGTCCATTCAATTCGTCGTTTGCAAGTGGTGTAATAATTATTCCCGGACTGATTGTATTGATCCGGGCTCCTCGTTTTCCCCAACGTACGGCTTCGGCCTTTACTCGTAATAAATTTCCTCTTTTGGATAATTGGTAAGCAAATAAGGAACTATCTACAGCATCTGATTGTAAAAATGGAAGCGATAGCAATTCCTCTGTTGGGGTGGTTGCCAATGCTTTATCTTGTTCAGGGGTTAATGATGGCAATCGATGTCCTGATTGGGAAGCAATTACTACTCCTGAACCTCCATCTTCAATTACATGACCAAATTCTTCCAAGATTAATGCTGTTCCATATAAATCTACTTTGAATATAGTGACAGGTGAGGCTTGCGATGGAGAAACTCCTGCAGCATGTATCAGTCCTGTAACGCCACCAATTGCTGTTGCAGTTTCAACAAGGTCTTGAACCGATTTTCTGGAGGATACATCAACAATTGTCGTGCTCACAACAAAGCCTGCTTCGCTTAGAACTTTAGCGGCTGTTTCATTATTTTCTTGATATAAGTCAGCTAGTAAAATATGATTTCCAGCACCTACACGTCTCGCAATGGCTTGACCAATAGAGCCTGCACCAATAACTACAATTACGTTAACTTTTTTCATTTTTAAAGATTTAACTCCACTCTCTTTAATTGAAATTGGCTTTACAAATATCATTTAATATGAGGATCAATT
The Flavobacterium sp. WC2421 genome window above contains:
- a CDS encoding NAD(P)-dependent alcohol dehydrogenase; this encodes MNTTQVKAYGAADKDADLKELNINRRAVSEKDIEIEILYCGVCHSDLHTARNDWGGTLYPAVPGHEIVGRITKVGSEVTKLKVGDLAGVGCLVGSCSTCDSCKNDLEQYCSNGWVGTYNGPDKHLGGHTFGGYSEKVVVDEHFVLKVPANLDLAAVAPLLCAGITTWSPLKHWKVGKGSKVAVVGLGGLGHMAVKLAKGLGAEVTLFSRTLDKIQDAKDLGAHNVVISTDEDQMNAVTGEFDLIIDTVPNIHDINPYVATLNYSGTIVLVGYLGPLDPFLNTVPMIMGRKSIAGSLIGGIAETQEMLDFCGEHNIVSEIEIIKMQDINKAYERMLKSDIKYRFVIDMASLKA
- a CDS encoding carboxymuconolactone decarboxylase family protein; translation: MTTFIDKGVAAPKDYFTGTVWVNMNVIPDEGYNINMGTISFEKKARTNWHSHTSGQILFVIEGIGYYQELGKPIQLIQKGDVVKIPKNITHWHGASHNSAMRHIALVPEFDKDTTDWLQAVSNEEYNTFKAPVYEVENKLTPAAIMNHEELWPNHISKVKETDPDLIEIFDNFAFDEVINHDTIDVKTRVLMIMASTIGSHALTEYRLHLNAALNVGISPIEIKEVLYQSVPYVGISKVIDFINATNEIFIERNISLPLESQSTTTPENRLEKGLAKQKEIFGDQIDKMYKNSPKDLLHIQHYLSANCFGDYITRDGLDIKTREMITLSFLIALGGSENQIKGHITGNINVGNDRNILINLMTQLLPYVGYPRTLNAINCLNEILPINNN
- a CDS encoding SDR family oxidoreductase, with translation MKKVNVIVVIGAGSIGQAIARRVGAGNHILLADLYQENNETAAKVLSEAGFVVSTTIVDVSSRKSVQDLVETATAIGGVTGLIHAAGVSPSQASPVTIFKVDLYGTALILEEFGHVIEDGGSGVVIASQSGHRLPSLTPEQDKALATTPTEELLSLPFLQSDAVDSSLFAYQLSKRGNLLRVKAEAVRWGKRGARINTISPGIIITPLANDELNGPRGEGYRKMLAISPAGRAGTPDEVGVVGALLMGRDGAFITGSDFLMDGGVTSAYWYGELAPKPE